The Gemmatimonadota bacterium genome includes a window with the following:
- a CDS encoding GNAT family N-acetyltransferase: MPREPEASWENGIRSVRRDEMGRLCQLLDNVFFEGLSDMQPHAFNDDNMHNLRVVVENGEVVSHIGTIRRNISIMGCTLRVASLGGVATYEAHRGKGHATALLQDTMRHCRKDGVDYILVSGYRNMYHRYGCRYVGRDRIFHIASEQAGDFDDTDWTITQASKADVETIGAIYRRDPVRWLRPPSDIAFGIDGWVQNRPAKTYLIHRGDQPVAFGVMQQARERDAGQVYLLDYAGERSAIVGALGKFIDNQHLNQLSLHVKRFDTVLHGLLEARDLTGEPANLPGTTMIIHFEQLLEKMRPYFVERIGEHAARGLVFREVGDEYHIYYGDNRVVAESRGAAAQLIFGTLEGTENAMLDAGGRAGEILRACLPIPGVWYGVNHL; encoded by the coding sequence ATGCCCAGAGAGCCAGAAGCATCTTGGGAAAATGGGATTCGCAGCGTGCGCCGCGATGAAATGGGGCGTTTGTGTCAGCTACTCGACAACGTATTTTTCGAGGGGCTATCAGATATGCAACCACACGCCTTCAATGACGATAATATGCACAATTTGCGCGTGGTCGTAGAAAACGGCGAAGTCGTATCGCACATCGGCACAATTCGGCGAAACATATCCATTATGGGATGCACACTCCGAGTGGCCTCTCTCGGAGGGGTAGCGACTTACGAAGCCCATCGGGGCAAGGGCCATGCCACGGCACTCTTGCAAGACACCATGCGCCACTGCCGCAAAGATGGCGTGGATTATATCCTGGTATCGGGATATCGCAACATGTACCACCGATATGGGTGTCGATATGTGGGACGAGACAGGATATTTCACATCGCGAGCGAGCAAGCGGGCGACTTTGACGATACAGACTGGACAATAACACAGGCATCAAAAGCAGATGTCGAAACCATTGGAGCCATTTATCGGCGCGACCCCGTGCGCTGGCTGCGCCCGCCTTCGGACATCGCCTTTGGCATAGATGGATGGGTGCAGAACCGCCCCGCAAAAACCTATCTGATTCACCGGGGTGATCAACCCGTTGCCTTTGGGGTCATGCAGCAGGCGCGCGAACGAGATGCAGGACAGGTGTACTTGCTCGATTACGCGGGTGAGCGGTCTGCAATCGTCGGCGCATTGGGCAAATTTATCGACAATCAACATTTGAATCAGCTATCATTGCACGTCAAGAGATTCGACACCGTATTGCACGGCCTGCTCGAAGCGCGCGATTTGACTGGTGAACCAGCCAATCTACCTGGCACGACCATGATCATACACTTTGAACAATTACTCGAAAAAATGCGCCCCTATTTTGTCGAACGAATCGGAGAACACGCCGCCCGGGGGCTGGTATTTCGGGAAGTGGGCGATGAATATCATATCTACTATGGCGACAACCGCGTGGTGGCCGAAAGCCGAGGTGCAGCGGCACAGCTAATTTTTGGAACCCTGGAAGGAACCGAGAACGCGATGTTGGATGCCGGTGGACGCGCCGGTGAGATCCTGCGCGCCTGCCTGCCAATTCCGGGAGTTTGGTACGGGGTGAATCATCTTTGA